In Natronococcus sp. AD-5, the genomic window GGTCGAGTGACGGACCTCGAGGGTGATCGCTGGCGCCACGACAGCGACGGGCTGGTCGCCTCGAACGGCGAGATCCACGACGAGCTGCTGGAAGCGGCCCGCGGGATCGACGCGTAGGGCGACGTTCTCACGGACTGAAAACCGGAAACGGTAAGCGGTCGCTCCGACGGGTATCGGTTATGGACGAGTACATCGAACGGTACGGGGCCGAGCGGGTCTGGGCCGCGACCGTCGCGATCCTCGCTGTCGGTATCGCAGCCGCCGCGTTGCTGTTCCCCCAGCGGGTGTACGTCGACCTTATCTGGCAGTACTACTGGGGTCCGGTCGTCGCCGACGCGCAGGATATGTCCTGCGTCGCGTGGGCCGACGGCGCGGAGGTTCCCTGTGCTGAGGCGCCGGCCGACGCCGGTCCGACCGCCTCGCCGGGGTACACGTTCGTCTCTTACGCGGGTTACATCCCGACGCTCCTGCTGTTGTTGATCGGAATCAGCTTCCTCATCCAGCGACTCGAGATCGAGCGCTACCGGGCCGGCTTCTACGGCCTGTTCCCGTTCATGCTGTTCGGGGGTGCCCTGCGCGTCGTCGAGGATACGAACGTCGCGGCCTACCGCCAGACCGGCGAACTCGCGATCGAACTGCCGTGGTCCGGGCTCCTGATCAGCCCGCTGATCTACTTTACGGTCTTCCTGGTCGCGCTCGTCGCCGTCGTGTCGTCGGTCTGGCTCGACCGGAACGACTACGTCTCGGGCTACGAGTACCCGCTGTTCGGAATCGGAACCGCCGCGCTGACGGTCACGGTCGGCTATCTCGGCTATCTCGCCGCTACGGAGCCGTACGCGACGTTCCACTGGGGCCTGCTGTTGACGACGCTCGTCGGCGCGACCGTTACGACGGCGATCACCTGGATCGCCATCGGCCGCTTCGCCCCCGAAATCAACAGCGGGACCCGGTTCATGGGCGTCGTCGTCATCTGGGCCCACTCGGTCGACGGGGTCGCGAACGTCATCGGCCTCGACTGGGCGACCGTCTTCGGCCTCCCGCGCAATCTCGTTCCGAAACACCCGATCAACGCCGCGATCGTCAACTACACCGGTACGGTTCTTCCCGAAAGCATCACCAGCGTCACCGGCGAGGCGTGGCCGTTCCTGCTCGTGAAACTCGCCGCCGCGGTCGTCGTGATCGCGCTGTTCAACGACGAAATCTTCGACGAGAGCCCCCGGTTCGCGTACCTGCTCATGATCGCCGTCGTCGCCGTCGGTCTCGGACCGGGGACCCGCGACATGCTGCGGGCCACATTCGGCGTCTGAGCCGTCCGCGCACCGGTTCGTCTCGTCGACCGCAGTCGACGCGTTTTTCCCCTCAGTCGCGGACGTCGTTGCTGGATGTCCCGTACGAATTCGCGACCCGAGAGCGACGATCCTCCCTCGGCGCCCGACGTCGACCGGCTGTTCGAAGAACTCGAGGAACTCGAGGGGCTCGTCGACGACCCGGCCGAACGCGAGCAGGTCCGGCGGACGATGCGGGTGGCTCGCCGCATTCCCGGGTTGAACGCCCTCGAGGGCGGGATCGGGAAGTACACGGTCCGCGACGTGGCGGAGGCGTTCGTGGGAAGTATCCTCCTCGCGCTGCCGATGCTCGTCGAGGACGGCGTCTTCGTGATCGCCGAGCACCTCGCGGCGTCCACCGTTTCGGGGGTGCCGATCTTTCTGGTCGCGAACGTCCTCTTTATCGTCCTGCTCACGACCGGCCTGATCTACTGGACCGACATTCGCGAGGTGTCGGTGACGAACCCGATCTTCGGATTCGTTCCCCGCCGATTGATCGGCGTACTGGGGATCTCGTTCGTCACGGCGGCGGGGCTGATGGTCGTGTGGGGCCGCCTCTTCGCCGACGACCCGTCGACTGCGGAGGCGTTCGCCCGAATCACCGTCGTCTGGGCGGCCGGCGCCTTCGGCGCCGCACTGGGTGACATTTTGCCGGGCGAGAGCGACGGATACGACGTAACGATCGACACCATAGACGAGATCGTCGGCTCCGAGCGGTAATCGACCGACCGCTTTACGGACGAACGCCGTCGTATCGGGAACGACTTACGGGCGCGAGGTGCAAGAGGTAGGTATGACGGAGGATTCACCCGCGGACGCGGGTTGGTTCGCGGGCCTCGAGCCCGACGACCTCGAGGCCGGCGCCGCCGCGATCGCCGACGGGACGGCTCCGGAGCCGGCCGACTGGCCGAGCCGCGCGCTCGAGGCGGGCTTCGCGAGCGACGAGGACGACTACTACGATCGCCTCAAGGAGGCGACGACGACCGCGACCCGCGCCGCCGTCGAACGGCGGGAACGGGCGGACGACCGCCAGCTCGTCCACGCGGTTCGGGCGATGGACGACTGTCGCCGGACGGCGAACGAACTCGCCGAACGGCTGGCCGAGTGGGGCGGGACGATCGATCCCGACGCGGGAACCGGCGTCGCGTACGCTCGAGAGCTGATCGACGCTGAACGGGACGTCGACCACCCGCGCGTCGTCTCGCTGGCCGAGCGCGTCGTCTCGCTCGCGGACGAGGCGGAGGAACTCCGGGAGTACGTCGAGCGCGAGACGCCGACCGTCGCGCCGAACCTCGCCGCGCTCGCCGGACCGGTGCTCGCGGCCAGGCTGATCTCGCTCGCCGGCGGCCTCGAGAACCTGGCGAAGAAGCCCAGCGGAACGATTCAGGTGCTCGGCGCCGAGGACGCCCTGTTCGCTCACCTTCGCGGGCACGCCCCGTCGCCGAAGCACGGAATTATCTACACGCACGACGCGGTGCGGGGAACCCACCCCGACCACAGGGGCTCCGCGGCCCGCGCGCTCGCCGGGAAGCTCGCCATCGCCGCTCGCGTCGACCACTACTCGGGCGAACGGAAGCCCGAACTCGAGGCCGAACTCACCGACCGTATCGAAACGATTCAGGCTCGGTCGGCGGCCGGTGGGGACGACGAGACCGGAGGTGGGGCAGATGAGTGACCGCGAACTGCCCGCCGGCGTCGAGCGCCACGCGTTCGACGGGACGACCCGCCTCGCGACGCGCGGAGAGCCGGTCTACGGCGAACCGACGGACGGCGAGTGGCGCGCCTGGAACCCCAACCGGTCGAAACTCGGTGCGATGCTCGAACTCGAGATGGACGCCGGCCTCGCAGGTGGCGAAACCGTGCTCTACCTCGGCGCCGCCAGCGGGACGACGGCGAGCCACGTCGCCGACTTCGCCGGTCCGACGTACGCCGTCGAGTTCGCGGCCCGTCCGGCGCGGGACCTCCTCGAGGCGGCCGACTCCCGGCCCCGACTCTTCCCGCTGCTCAAGGACGCGCGAAAACCCGAGCGCTACGCCCACATGGTCGAGTCCGACGTCGACGCGATCGTCCAGGACGTCGCGACGCGCGGACAGGCCCGCGTCGCGCTCGAGAACCGGCGCTTCCTCGCCGACGACGGCCGGCTGCTGGTCGCGATCAAGGCCAGGAGCGAGGACGTGACGCGCGATCCGGACGACGTCTACGACGACGTTCGCGAGGAACTGTCCGAGGGGTACGAACTGCTCGAGACGAAGCGACTCGACGAGTATCACGCGGACCACCTCGGAATCGTCGCCCGTCCTCGATAACCTCCGGGACGCGTCCCGGAGCTCGTCCGTCGCCGACCGTTCCCTCGATAACAACTATACGACGTATTATCGTATCGGGATATGGCATGTCTGAACACCCCACGATCGGTGACACGCTCGAGCAGTCGGTCGACCGCCACCCCGACCGGGACGCGATCGTTTACCCGCGAAAGGATCAGCGATGGACGTACGCGGCGTTCGACGAGCGCGTCAACCGGCTGGCGAACGCCCTGCTCGAGGCCGGTATCGAGAAGGGGGATCGGGTCGCGACCGTCCTCCAGAACGGGTCGGAGATGGCGCTTACCGTCTACGCCTGCGCGAAGATCGGCGCCGTGTTCACCCCGCTGAACTTCCGCCTTCCGGCGGGCGAGATCGAGTACATCGTCGACGACGCCGGAGCGAAACTGCTCCTGTTCGAATCCGCGACCAGGGAGGCCGTCGAGGGCGCTCGTCCGTCCCTCGAGACCGTCGACGAGTACGCGTACGTCGACGACGACGCGCCGGCGTACGCGCGGGGGTTCTACGAACTGCTCGAGTCGGGATCCGCCGAGCGACCCGACGTATCGGTCGACGAGGACGACGTCTACGCGTTCATCTACACGTCGGGAACGACGGGGCGCCCGAAGGGCGTCGTCCACGAACACCGGAGCATGGTCGAGCACAACCTCCTGTGTATCGCGGAGATGAACCTCACGCGCGACGACGTCGGACTGTCGGTGATGCCGCTGTACCACTGCGCCGAACTCCACTGTAACCTGTTTCCGCGGATCCATCGCGGTGCGGCGACCGTCATCCACCACGAGTTCGAACCGGAGGCGGCCCTCGAAGCGATCGAGAACCACGGCGTCACGGTCCTGTTCGCCGCGCCGACGGCCTGGAACGCCCTCTCGCTGACCGCCGCCGAGACGGACGTCGACGTCTCGTCGCTCAGACTCGGCTTGTACGGGGCGGCGCCGATGCCCGAACAGGTGCTCGACAACTGCGTGGAGCACCTCTGCGAGACGTACGTCCAGGCCTACGGCATGACCGAGATCGGACCCGCGGGCGTGTTCCAGCCGCCGGGAGACCAGCGCTCGAAACAGGGCTGTGCCGGACTCCCCGCTCTCAACCACGAACTGCGCGTGGTCGAGCCCGACGCGGATCCGGATCGGGAAGTCGACGACGGCGAGGTCGGCGAGATCCTGATCGCCGGCCCGTGCACGATGCGCGAGTACTGGAACCGTCCGGACGCGACCGAGCGGTCGCTGCGCGAGGCCGACGGAACGACGTGGTACTACACCGGCGACCTGGGCTATCTCGACGACGACGGCTACCTCTACGTCGTCGACCGGAAAGACGACATGATCGTCTCGGGCGGCGAGAACATCTACCCGGCCGAAGTGGAGGACGTGCTGTTCGCACACGACGGCGTCGAGGAGGCGGCCGTCGTCGGCGAACCGGACGACGAGTGGGGCGAACTGGTCGTCGCGTACGTCGTCGCCGACGGCGTCTCCGCGGACGAACTGGACTCGTTCGTCGTCGAGAGCGATCGGCTCGCGGACTTCAAGCGGCCGCGGACGTACTGCTTCGTCGACGAGCTTCCCAAGAATCCGAGCGGCAAGATCCAGAAGTTCAAACTTCGAGACGCCGAGGTCGACCTCGAGCCCGAAACGGAGACCGTCTCCCCCTGAGCGACGTCCGGCGGCGGGGCGCGACCGCGCCTCGAGGTCGTGTCACCCTCCGACCCGTCGCGACCGGAGAAGGTCACCACCGGTGCGGATACCGCGCGGTCCGAACGCCGGGCCGTCGCCGTTCCGCTCGACTGCTCGGCCTCGGCCTCGAGGACGTTCGGCTCGGCACCGCGATGCCGGAGTTCCGCTCCGTCGGGAGCGTTGAGTCGCTCCGCGAGGAGTTCTGCTTGCGGCCGATCGACGAGCCCGCGCACGACCTGCGAGCGATGCTCGGGGGAGACGGCCAGCTGCGGCCGGCTGAGCGCGGTTCCGGTGACGAAGCCGGCGGCTCGAGCCGACTCCAAACCGTATTTACTGCCGGGGCCGAAACTTGGTACCGATGGAACGCGGGTCGCCGGAATCGTTCACGCGCATGGGCACGCTGGGGATCGAGGAGGAGTTCTACGTGGTCGACGAGCGCGGCCGCCCGACGAGCGGTACCGACGAACTCGTCTACGAACGCGAGCCGCCGGAAATCCTCGTTAATCGGCTCGATCACGAACTGTTCAAGTGCGTCATCGAGACCCAGACGCCCCTGATCGAAACGCCCGGCGACGCCCGCGATCGGCTGTTCGAGGTCCGTCGAGCGCTGGTCGAGCACGCCGAACGTCACGGGTTCCAGATCGCCGCGGCGGGCCTGCACCCGCTGGCGAAGTGGCGCGAACTCGAGCACGCCGAGAAACCCCGCTATCGCTCCCAGCTCGATCGTATCCAGTACCCCCAGCACCGCAACACGACCGCCGGCGTCCACGTCCACGTCGGCGTCGACGACGCCGACAAGGCGGTCTGGATCGCCAACGAACTGCGCTGGTCCATGCCGGTCATGCTGGCGCTCTCGGCGAACTCGCCGTACTGGGACGGGTTCGACACCGGACTCCAGTCCGCCCGCGCGAAGATCTTCGAGGGACTGCCGAACACGGGGATGCCGACTTCCTTCGCGGACTTCGAGGACTTCGATCGGTTCGAACGACGGATGCTCGAGACGAACGCGATCGAGGACCGCGGCGAACTCTGGTACGACGTGCGCCCCCACACGGCCCACGGAACGGTCGAGCTGCGGACGCCGGACGGGCAGGCGGATCCCGACGTCGTGATGGCGTTCGTCGAGTACGCCCACGCACTCGTCGAGGCGCTCGCCGAGGAGTACGAGGACGGGACGCCCGGCCGCCGGCACCGGCGGGAGCTCCTCGACGAGAACAAGTGGCGGGCGATCCGCCACGGTCACGACGTCGCCCTCATCGACCGCGACCTCGAGGGGACCGTCGACCTCGGCGAACTCGTCGACCGCGAGTGCGAGCGGCTGGGGATCGACGGCATCAAGCGCGTCTACGAGCGCGAGAGCGGCGCCGAGAGACAGCGCCGGTTGCTCGAAACCGAAGGGCCCGACGCCCTCTGCGAATCCCTGCTTCTCGAGGGTACGTAAGCCCCTTCAAAGCCCCCACAAAGGTTTAACCTTGCACGAAACTTCGTCCCCCACGAGAGGAGATATGGCTCCAGATGACACCGACGAACACCGAGGGGAGGAGCGAGTCGGAGACGACGAGTCGTTCGAGGCGGAGGGGCGGAACGCGGCCGTCGAGGAGGTCGATCAGCGGATCGTCGATCTGCTGTCGTGGATTCTCGACACGGAAACGCGCGCGAAGATCTACGTCCACCTGCTGGCGACCCCCGGCAGCACCTCCGAGGAGGTCGCGAAGGGGACCGGGCTCTACCCCAGCACCGTTCGCGAGGCGCTCGCCGAACTCCACGAGGAAGAGCGCGTCAGCCGGGAGAAGCGCGCGAGCGAGGGGGCCGGCAACAACCCGTACGAGTACACGGCGATCCAGCCGAGCGAGCTCGTCGGCGGCGTCGTCGACCAGGTACAGCGGGAACTGAACACGATCTTCACGCTCGATCGCGTCCTCGACCGACAGACGGAGGACCAGCCCGCGCTCGAGGAGGACCTCGAACCGGTCACGATCACCGTCGACGACGCGCCGATGTCGGGCGACGATAACGAGGCCGATTCGATCTCGGTCGAGAACGACATCGAGATCGAAGCGGTCGACGCGAACGTCGAAGAGGGTCCCGACGAGGAGGAGACCGACGATCCGCTCGAAGAGTAACCGGCGTCAGTCGTCCTCGAGTCCGAGCACGGCCGGTCGCTCGAGCTGGACGTCGCGGTCGACGGCCGAGGCGGTCACCGTCGGCCACCGGTCGGTCGTCGTCAGGACCGCGATCTCGTCCTCGGTGACGAGGGCCGTATCCTCGCTTTTCGCGCCCTGTACGGTCGGGTTCCAGGCGTACGCCATCGGCGACTCGACCGCCGCGTCGTGCTCGGGCGTCGCGATCCACTCCCGGCCGGCGAAGCCGGCGGCGCCGCCCTGGTGGTGGTGCTCCCACTCGCACTCGTAGCCGACCGCGGCGTAAGCGTCCCGGATCGCGCCGAAGACGTCGCCGGCCGTCCCGCCGTCGGCCGCCGCCGTCCTCGTCGCCGCGAGTGCCGTAGTCTCGACGCGGGCCGCGGCGCGGTGTCTCTCCTCGAGCCACTCCGGCGGGTCGAAGGCGACGGCGCGGGTACAGCTCGCGTGGAGTCCCGCGCGCTCGGCGGTGACCGAGACGAGGACGTAGTCGCCGAGTTCGGCCTCCGTCGGCGTGTAGTGGCGGTACCGCGTCGCGCGGTCGCTCCCGCCGACGAGCGCGACCGGCGACTCGATGTCGCGCGCCGAGAGCGCGACCCGGAGCGCGGACGCGACCTCGCGTTCGGTGTCTTCTGACTGCAGTTCGCGACAGACGGATTCGACCGCCGCGGCCGTCCGTCGTCCCAGTTCGCGGTAGCGCTCCCGGTCGCGCTCGGTCAGCGGCTGGCGCAGTCCCGTCGGATCGACGCGCTCGAGCCCGGGGACGTCGACGTCGGCGGCTACCCGCTCGCCGTCGGTCCGGGCCGCGATGGCCTCGGCGAGCGAGGACGCGTACCAGGGGAACCGTTCGATCGACACCGCGTCCGCGTCGAGATCCGGAAGCTCTTCGGCCGCGATCCGGTCGGCCTCGATGTTGTCCGTCAGGATCCGTACGTCGGTGCCGTCGTAGCCGACGGCCGCGACGCCGGCGTCGGTCTCGCGGTCGACGACGTTGCTCCCGCCCGTGAGCCAGGCGAACGAGTTCGGCCGGGCGAACCAGACCGAGTCGAGTTCGTGCGTCTCGAGGTAGCGCTCGAGTCGCGCGCGCTTGTCCATGCCGGGTGCTTGCGCGGACGGTTCTTGAATCCGACGAACCGGTTCGGGCGCCGCCGCTAGAGCGAGGCGAATCCGGTCGGAACCGGGTTCGACTCGGGCAATCTAAGTACGGGTGGTCCTAACCCCCGCCAGAACGCCCGTGTCGACTCCCAGCCACACCTCCGGTCACAGGCTCCGTCCGCTGATCGCCCGGTTCGGCTTCCCCCATCTGCTGGCGGCGACGCTCGCGCTGGTCGCGGCGACGATCCTGCTCGGCGTCGCGGCGAAGGCGACCGGTTCGGGGCTGGCCTGCGAAGCGAACTGGCCCCGGTGCGACGCGGGGCCGTACAACCTGCTGCCCGCGAACCTGCCCAGCTTCTACGAGTGGTTCCACCGGTTCGTCGCGATGTTCGCCGGCTTCGCGATCGTCGGCTCCGCGCTCGCCGCCTGGCGGTCGCCGACGGTCGATAGACGCGTGACGTCGCTGGTCGTCCTCGGCACGCTCCTGACGCCGATCCAGGTGTACCTCGGCCGGGAGACGGTCTTCCAGTACCAGATGGAGATCCTCTCGCTGCACTTCTGGACTGCGGTGCTCATCTTCTCGATGTTCGTCACTGCGACCGTCCTCGCCTGGGCGCCGACGCTGACGGCCGCCCACGTCACCGGCGCGCTCGGACTCGGACTCGCCGCGCTGCCGCTGCACGTCGCGCTCAGTCCGACCGACCTCGGCGTCGTGACGAATTACACCCCGACCGTCCAGCTGCTTCAGTACGGCGTGACGCTCGCGCTGGTCTCGTCCGTCATCGTCGCCACGATGGTCGGCCGGTGGCGGTTCGACGACCGTCCGCTGTTCGGACTGCTGGTCGGCTCGACCGTGCTGGCGCTCGCGGTCACCTACCTCGGACGACGGGCGGTGATGACGTTCAGTCCCGCGCTCGATCGGCTCTACCTCGTCGTCGCGTCCGCCCTCCTCGTCGCGTTCGTCGTCGGCATCTGGCGGAGTCGATCCTCCTCGAGAGCGACTCGGGACGCGCTCGAGCCGTAGAATTCTTTTCAGAACCCGTTTTCGTTTCGACCGTTCCTACCCGATCGCGATAACGGTCCCTCCGGCGACGAGGACGGCACCGACGCCGATCGCGAACAGCGCGTAGTTCGCGATCGGGTCCTTGGCCGGCGTCACGTTCACCGTGTATCGCCGCCGAGAGACCGGCCAGAACGGACGAATCCCCATGGGCGTCAACGCGTCCGCGAGGAGGTGCGAGACGACCGAGAGTGCGCCGACGACGAACGCGAACGCGACGAATCCGACGTCCACGAGCGGCGACGCCGCGTCGACGAGCATGGCCGCGGCGGCGGCGAGCGCGGCACCGACGAGGAGCGCGAACGGGACGGAGTGGGTCGGCCCGCGGTGCTCGAGAAACGGCACCTGATGGTCGCAGTCGGGCAGCGTCGAGAGGGACACGCAAACGAGGCCGCCGACGATGGCGACCGGCTCGTAGCCGGCGACGGCGACGAGGGCACCGAGCGGTGCGTACGCGGTCAGGGAGGCGCCGTAGTGCCCTACCTGATACATCTGCGACAGGTACTCAGCGGTGGACTATAAGTCCACCGCCCCCGACGTCTCTCCGATCGCTCCGCCCGCGTCGTCGACGCGAACTTAAACTCCTTAGCGATCTAACCGCTTGATTCATTGGTCGTCGGTGAGACGGTTCATCGAACAGGTCGACATGATCGATCGCGCACAGCTCCCCTCGCTTCGTACTCGAGCGAGCGGGACGGTCGTCGTTTTCCCCCGTACTGCTGCGGTCGTCGACAGGGGGATGTCCGCCCGATGAGCGTCATCGCGACGATCACGGTTCCGGCGTCGTCGTTCTCGCTCGGGTCGCTCGTCGACGCGGAGACCGTGACCGTGCGAATCGAAACGACGGTTCCGACGTCCGAATCGGTGATCCCGTACCTCTGGGTCCCTGCGGACGTGACCGAATCGATCGTGTCCAGGCTCGAATCGAAAGCGGCCGTCGACCGCGTGGCGGTCGTCGACGAGGCGGACGGCAGCGTGCTCGTCAAGGTCGCGTGGAACGACGGCGTCAACGGGATCCTCGAGGCGATCCGCGAGAGCGACGCGATCGTCACGAGCGCGGCCGGGACCGCCGACCGGTGGACGTTTCGACTCCGGTTGCCATCGTACGAGGATCTCTCGACGTTCTACGCGCGCTGTCTCGAGTCGAACGTCGAGGTCGAACTCGTCCGGCTTCACGAGGCGGTGGCCGGGGACGATCCGTCACAGTTCGGGCTGACGGATGCACAACGACGCCTGATCGTCGCGGCCTACGAGGCGGGGTACTTCGACGTCCCTCGACGGACCACGCTCGTCGAACTCGGGGAACGGTTCGACGTCTCCGATTCGGCCGTTTCGCAGCAACTGCGTCGCGGTCTCGCCGCGCTCGTCGATTCGACGGTACGCATCGAGGCCCGATCCGACGACATCGTCGTCGGCCGCGGCGCCGAGCCGACGGAACCCGCCTCGGAGACGGGAAACGATCCGTGACGGCGGCCAACCGCGGCGGTTATGGGCGTCGATTCCCTCCGTACGACCGTGCAGAACGTCACCGACAGGACCAGCAATCCGTTCGGCATGCGACCGCCCTTCGACCGAACCCCGCCCGGTGACCGGACCGCCGTTTTCGGTTACGGTGACGCCAACGCGGACTTTCACCTGATCGGCGATTACCCCCACGCCCACGGCGGCGCCGAAACCGGCGTCCCGTTCACCGGCTCCGACGCCGGCCGCGCGCTCCAGGACGTCCTCCGGGAGGTCGGCTTCGTGAGCGGTCCGCCGAACGAACCCGTCTGCGAGAACCTGTTCTGTAGCTACATCCACATGTGCTGTCTCCCGGACGGAGAGGCGCCCACCGACGAGGAGTACGCCGCCCTCGAGCGCTACTTCGACGCCGAACTGCGGGCGATCAACGCGCACATCCTCATGCCGGTCGGCGAGCGGGCGACGGATCACGTCCTCCGGGAGTACACGACCCAGCGACACCGGTTCGACCTCGACGTGGCGGCGCTCCACGCGACGGAAATCCGCGGTCGAGGCTTCCTGGTCGTCCCGATCGGGGAGCCGACCGAGTGGGAGGATACGGAACGGGAGGCGCTCGTCGCGCGACTCGAGGCGATCCTGGGCCGGGACTACAGACAGACGAAGGGCGTCGCGACGACGGTCGGTTAACGGCCGAACCGTTTCCTAATCGTCGCCCGCAGCGGCAGCCACAGCGCGCCGACGACCGGGAGGAGCGCGAACGCGACGAGGTCGACGGCGAGCGAGGCCTCCCCCGCCACCGCCGCGGCGAATCCGACGGCGGG contains:
- a CDS encoding fatty acid--CoA ligase — translated: MSEHPTIGDTLEQSVDRHPDRDAIVYPRKDQRWTYAAFDERVNRLANALLEAGIEKGDRVATVLQNGSEMALTVYACAKIGAVFTPLNFRLPAGEIEYIVDDAGAKLLLFESATREAVEGARPSLETVDEYAYVDDDAPAYARGFYELLESGSAERPDVSVDEDDVYAFIYTSGTTGRPKGVVHEHRSMVEHNLLCIAEMNLTRDDVGLSVMPLYHCAELHCNLFPRIHRGAATVIHHEFEPEAALEAIENHGVTVLFAAPTAWNALSLTAAETDVDVSSLRLGLYGAAPMPEQVLDNCVEHLCETYVQAYGMTEIGPAGVFQPPGDQRSKQGCAGLPALNHELRVVEPDADPDREVDDGEVGEILIAGPCTMREYWNRPDATERSLREADGTTWYYTGDLGYLDDDGYLYVVDRKDDMIVSGGENIYPAEVEDVLFAHDGVEEAAVVGEPDDEWGELVVAYVVADGVSADELDSFVVESDRLADFKRPRTYCFVDELPKNPSGKIQKFKLRDAEVDLEPETETVSP
- a CDS encoding DUF2391 domain-containing protein; protein product: MSRTNSRPESDDPPSAPDVDRLFEELEELEGLVDDPAEREQVRRTMRVARRIPGLNALEGGIGKYTVRDVAEAFVGSILLALPMLVEDGVFVIAEHLAASTVSGVPIFLVANVLFIVLLTTGLIYWTDIREVSVTNPIFGFVPRRLIGVLGISFVTAAGLMVVWGRLFADDPSTAEAFARITVVWAAGAFGAALGDILPGESDGYDVTIDTIDEIVGSER
- a CDS encoding fibrillarin-like rRNA/tRNA 2'-O-methyltransferase translates to MSDRELPAGVERHAFDGTTRLATRGEPVYGEPTDGEWRAWNPNRSKLGAMLELEMDAGLAGGETVLYLGAASGTTASHVADFAGPTYAVEFAARPARDLLEAADSRPRLFPLLKDARKPERYAHMVESDVDAIVQDVATRGQARVALENRRFLADDGRLLVAIKARSEDVTRDPDDVYDDVREELSEGYELLETKRLDEYHADHLGIVARPR
- a CDS encoding helix-turn-helix domain-containing protein encodes the protein MAPDDTDEHRGEERVGDDESFEAEGRNAAVEEVDQRIVDLLSWILDTETRAKIYVHLLATPGSTSEEVAKGTGLYPSTVREALAELHEEERVSREKRASEGAGNNPYEYTAIQPSELVGGVVDQVQRELNTIFTLDRVLDRQTEDQPALEEDLEPVTITVDDAPMSGDDNEADSISVENDIEIEAVDANVEEGPDEEETDDPLEE
- a CDS encoding glutamate--cysteine ligase, coding for MERGSPESFTRMGTLGIEEEFYVVDERGRPTSGTDELVYEREPPEILVNRLDHELFKCVIETQTPLIETPGDARDRLFEVRRALVEHAERHGFQIAAAGLHPLAKWRELEHAEKPRYRSQLDRIQYPQHRNTTAGVHVHVGVDDADKAVWIANELRWSMPVMLALSANSPYWDGFDTGLQSARAKIFEGLPNTGMPTSFADFEDFDRFERRMLETNAIEDRGELWYDVRPHTAHGTVELRTPDGQADPDVVMAFVEYAHALVEALAEEYEDGTPGRRHRRELLDENKWRAIRHGHDVALIDRDLEGTVDLGELVDRECERLGIDGIKRVYERESGAERQRRLLETEGPDALCESLLLEGT
- a CDS encoding metal-dependent hydrolase, with translation MYQVGHYGASLTAYAPLGALVAVAGYEPVAIVGGLVCVSLSTLPDCDHQVPFLEHRGPTHSVPFALLVGAALAAAAAMLVDAASPLVDVGFVAFAFVVGALSVVSHLLADALTPMGIRPFWPVSRRRYTVNVTPAKDPIANYALFAIGVGAVLVAGGTVIAIG
- a CDS encoding COX15/CtaA family protein, with the protein product MSTPSHTSGHRLRPLIARFGFPHLLAATLALVAATILLGVAAKATGSGLACEANWPRCDAGPYNLLPANLPSFYEWFHRFVAMFAGFAIVGSALAAWRSPTVDRRVTSLVVLGTLLTPIQVYLGRETVFQYQMEILSLHFWTAVLIFSMFVTATVLAWAPTLTAAHVTGALGLGLAALPLHVALSPTDLGVVTNYTPTVQLLQYGVTLALVSSVIVATMVGRWRFDDRPLFGLLVGSTVLALAVTYLGRRAVMTFSPALDRLYLVVASALLVAFVVGIWRSRSSSRATRDALEP
- a CDS encoding helix-turn-helix domain-containing protein yields the protein MSVIATITVPASSFSLGSLVDAETVTVRIETTVPTSESVIPYLWVPADVTESIVSRLESKAAVDRVAVVDEADGSVLVKVAWNDGVNGILEAIRESDAIVTSAAGTADRWTFRLRLPSYEDLSTFYARCLESNVEVELVRLHEAVAGDDPSQFGLTDAQRRLIVAAYEAGYFDVPRRTTLVELGERFDVSDSAVSQQLRRGLAALVDSTVRIEARSDDIVVGRGAEPTEPASETGNDP
- a CDS encoding M24 family metallopeptidase, which encodes MDKRARLERYLETHELDSVWFARPNSFAWLTGGSNVVDRETDAGVAAVGYDGTDVRILTDNIEADRIAAEELPDLDADAVSIERFPWYASSLAEAIAARTDGERVAADVDVPGLERVDPTGLRQPLTERDRERYRELGRRTAAAVESVCRELQSEDTEREVASALRVALSARDIESPVALVGGSDRATRYRHYTPTEAELGDYVLVSVTAERAGLHASCTRAVAFDPPEWLEERHRAAARVETTALAATRTAAADGGTAGDVFGAIRDAYAAVGYECEWEHHHQGGAAGFAGREWIATPEHDAAVESPMAYAWNPTVQGAKSEDTALVTEDEIAVLTTTDRWPTVTASAVDRDVQLERPAVLGLEDD
- a CDS encoding DUF63 family protein, whose protein sequence is MDEYIERYGAERVWAATVAILAVGIAAAALLFPQRVYVDLIWQYYWGPVVADAQDMSCVAWADGAEVPCAEAPADAGPTASPGYTFVSYAGYIPTLLLLLIGISFLIQRLEIERYRAGFYGLFPFMLFGGALRVVEDTNVAAYRQTGELAIELPWSGLLISPLIYFTVFLVALVAVVSSVWLDRNDYVSGYEYPLFGIGTAALTVTVGYLGYLAATEPYATFHWGLLLTTLVGATVTTAITWIAIGRFAPEINSGTRFMGVVVIWAHSVDGVANVIGLDWATVFGLPRNLVPKHPINAAIVNYTGTVLPESITSVTGEAWPFLLVKLAAAVVVIALFNDEIFDESPRFAYLLMIAVVAVGLGPGTRDMLRATFGV
- a CDS encoding NOP5/NOP56 family protein, whose product is MTEDSPADAGWFAGLEPDDLEAGAAAIADGTAPEPADWPSRALEAGFASDEDDYYDRLKEATTTATRAAVERRERADDRQLVHAVRAMDDCRRTANELAERLAEWGGTIDPDAGTGVAYARELIDAERDVDHPRVVSLAERVVSLADEAEELREYVERETPTVAPNLAALAGPVLAARLISLAGGLENLAKKPSGTIQVLGAEDALFAHLRGHAPSPKHGIIYTHDAVRGTHPDHRGSAARALAGKLAIAARVDHYSGERKPELEAELTDRIETIQARSAAGGDDETGGGADE